One genomic segment of Theobroma cacao cultivar B97-61/B2 chromosome 6, Criollo_cocoa_genome_V2, whole genome shotgun sequence includes these proteins:
- the LOC18595430 gene encoding probable WRKY transcription factor 40 produces MDSSSWVDTSLDLNASARSLRLGTPKKESTSNLIVFGKKLSATEETGALVEELNRVSAENKKLTEMLTAMCESYNALQSQLMHLMSKNPEKEFSPSKKRKSESSNNNDNKFGIIGNSESSSTDEESCKKPREEIIKAKISRVSVRTEASDTSLVVKDGYQWRKYGQKVTRDNPSPRAYFKCSFAPSCPVKKKVQRSVEDQLVLVATYEGEHNHLPPSQMEATSGSSRCMTLGSVPCSASLNSSGPTVTLDLTKSKSSTDEARNSKSKMESPEVRQYLVEQMASSLTKDPNFTAALAAAISGRMFSTKSN; encoded by the exons ATGGATTCTTCTTCATGGGTGGATACTTCGTTGGATCTTAATGCTTCTGCCAGGTCCCTACGACTTGGGACACCG AAGAAGGAGTCGACTAGCAACTTAATTGTGTTTGGGAAGAAGCTTTCGGCGACAGAAGAG ACTGGTGCTTTAGTGGAAGAATTGAACCGTGTAAGTGCAGAAAACAAGAAGCTAACAGAAATGTTGACAGCAATGTGTGAGAGCTACAATGCTTTGCAAAGCCAGTTGATGCATTTAATGAGCAAGAACCCTGAAAAGGAGTTTAGCCcttcaaagaaaagaaagtctGAAAGCAGCAACAACAATGATAATAAGTTTGGCATCATTGGAAATTCAGAGAGCAGCTCAACTGATGAAGAGTCATGCAAGAAACCAAGAGAAGAAATTATCAAGGCCAAAATTTCAAGAGTTTCTGTCAGGACTGAAGCATCTGATACCAGTCTT GTTGTAAAGGATGGATATCAGTGGAGAAAATATGGACAAAAGGTTACCAGGGATAATCCTTCCCCAAGAGCTTACTTCAAATGCTCTTTTGCACCAAGCTGCCCTGTCAAGAAGAAG GTGCAAAGAAGCGTTGAAGATCAGCTTGTTCTAGTTGCAACTTATGAAGGCGAACACAACCATCTCCCCCCGTCTCAAATGGAAGCAACATCAGGTTCAAGCCGCTGTATGACCCTTGGTTCAGTCCCTTGTTCAGCCTCACTTAATTCATCTGGACCAACCGTTACTCTAGACCTCACAAAATCTAAGTCCAGTACTGATGAAGCTAGAAACTCTAAGTCCAAAATGGAGTCACCAGAAGTCAGACAATATTTGGTGGAGCAGATGGCATCTTCTTTGACAAAAGACCCCAATTTCACAGCAGCACTCGCAGCAGCCATATCGGGAAGAATGTTTTCAACAAAGTCCAATTGA
- the LOC18595431 gene encoding probable GMP synthase [glutamine-hydrolyzing] yields the protein MSGPPRVRSVNIATEMEARSVLGPTGNKGPRKPAPKSVKKTEKPVQETGERQEKEKEKEFLSPQKQQMPVPQSLTLTASILRQQERKAGNLSMSLSCLSDGGASSSSAGSSSSGRTGGGRRGGGVRVGVGVRRKQSGVKVEKVESGVEVESGAGGCLEDKKRCGWVTPYSDPCYAAFHDEEWGVPVHDDRKLFELLSLSGALAELTWPTILRKRHMFREIFLEFDPSSISKLSEKKIGAPGSLASSLLSLSELKIRGIIENARQICKVIDEFGSFDKYIWSFVNHKPLVGQFRYPRQVPVKSPKSEVISKDLVRRGFRSVGPTVIYSFMQVAGLTNDHLISCFRFLECITGLESREKGNGEANGETRKLEETTGLG from the exons ATGTCGGGACCGCCGAGGGTAAGGTCGGTTAACATTGCAACGGAAATGGAAGCGAGGTCGGTTCTGGGCCCGACCGGGAACAAAGGTCCGCGAAAACCGGCCCCTAAATCGGTTAAAAAAACGGAAAAACCGGTTCAAGAAACTGGTGAGCGtcaagagaaagagaaggagaAAGAATTTTTGAGCCCACAAAAGCAACAAATGCCTGTTCCTCAATCGTTGACTTTGACTGCATCGATTTTGAGGCAGCAGGAAAGGAAGGCGGGGAATTTGTCGATGAGCTTGTCGTGTTTGTCGGACGGTGGGGCATCGTCTTCGTCCGCAGGGTCGTCGTCGAGTGGGAGGACTGGAGGAGGGCGGCGGGGTGGTGGGGTTCGAGTCGGAGTTGGTGTGAGGAGGAAGCAAAGTGGGGTGAAAGTGGAGAAAGTTGAGAGTGGGGTGGAGGTGGAGTCAGGGGCCGGTGGTTGCTTGGAGGACAAGAAAAGGTGTGGATGGGTCACACCATATTCGG ATCCTTGTTATGCTGCTTTTCACGATGAAGAATGGGGAGTTCCGGTTCATGATGACAG GAAACTGTTTGAATTGCTGAGCTTATCAGGTGCTTTGGCTGAACTGACATGGCCTACCATCCTTAGGAAAAGGCATATGTTTAG GGAAATCTTTCTGGAGTTTGACCCAAGTTCCATTTCAAAGCTAAGTGAGAAAAAGATAGGTGCTCCTGGAAGCCTTGCCAGCTCTCTTCTATCACTATCAGAGCTGAAGATTCGAGGCATAATTGAAAATGCACGTCAAATATGCAAG GTAATAGATGAGTTCGGGTCATTTGACAAGTACATTTGGAGCTTTGTGAATCACAAGCCACTAGTTGGTCAATTCCGGTACCCTCGCCAGGTTCCAGTCAAGAGTCCAAAATCAGAGGTAATAAGCAAAGATCTTGTCAGAAGAGGATTCCGGAGCGTGGGGCCGACTGTCATATATTCATTTATGCAGGTGGCTGGACTGACTAATGACCATCTTATTAGTTGCTTTAGATTCCTGGAATGCATAACGGGATTGGAATCAAGGGAAAAGGGAAATGGTGAGGCAAATGGTGAAACCAGAAAACTTGAGGAGACAACTGGCTTGGGATAG